Proteins from a genomic interval of Geodermatophilus obscurus DSM 43160:
- a CDS encoding zinc-binding dehydrogenase: protein MLAAFVSTPAPKDPLSVLEVGERPEPEAPDGWTTVQVKAVSLNHHDLFSLRGVGLPQERMPMILGTDAAGLDEDGNEVVVHGVVASPGWIGDETLDPKRTLFSELYQGTMAERVAVPRRNVLPKPAELSLAEAACLPTAWLTAYRMLFVKSGLRPGQTVLVQGASGGVATALVVLGKAAGFRVWVTGRSEEKRQGALDLGADQAFETGARLPERVDGVMETVGEATWSHSVKSLKPGGVIVISGATTGPNPGAELNRVFFTQLSVIGSTMGTREELEALMRMCTATGVRPVIDVELPLTQAREGFERMLEGRTAGKIVFTL from the coding sequence ATGCTCGCTGCCTTCGTCTCCACGCCCGCCCCGAAGGACCCGCTCTCCGTGCTGGAGGTCGGTGAGCGCCCCGAGCCGGAGGCGCCCGACGGCTGGACGACGGTGCAGGTCAAGGCCGTCTCGCTGAACCACCACGACCTGTTCAGCCTGCGCGGGGTCGGGCTGCCGCAGGAGCGGATGCCGATGATCCTGGGCACCGACGCGGCCGGGCTCGACGAGGACGGCAACGAGGTCGTCGTCCACGGCGTCGTCGCGAGCCCGGGCTGGATCGGGGACGAGACGCTCGACCCCAAGCGCACGCTCTTCTCGGAGCTCTACCAGGGCACGATGGCCGAGCGGGTCGCCGTCCCCCGGCGCAACGTGCTGCCCAAGCCGGCCGAGCTCTCCCTCGCCGAGGCCGCGTGCCTGCCCACCGCCTGGCTGACCGCCTACCGGATGCTCTTCGTGAAGTCCGGGCTGCGGCCGGGGCAGACCGTGCTCGTGCAGGGCGCCAGCGGCGGCGTCGCCACCGCGCTGGTCGTGCTCGGCAAGGCCGCCGGCTTCCGGGTGTGGGTGACCGGCCGCAGCGAGGAGAAGCGACAGGGCGCCCTCGACCTCGGTGCGGACCAGGCGTTCGAGACCGGCGCCCGGCTGCCCGAGCGCGTGGACGGCGTGATGGAGACCGTCGGCGAGGCGACCTGGAGCCACAGCGTCAAGTCGCTCAAGCCCGGCGGCGTCATCGTCATCTCCGGCGCGACCACCGGCCCCAACCCCGGTGCCGAGCTGAACCGGGTCTTCTTCACCCAGCTGTCGGTCATCGGCTCGACGATGGGCACCCGTGAGGAGCTCGAGGCGCTCATGCGGATGTGCACGGCCACCGGCGTGCGCCCGGTCATCGACGTCGAGCTGCCGCTGACGCAGGCGCGCGAGGGCTTCGAGCGCATGCTTGAGGGCCGGACGGCGGGGAAGATCGTCTTCACGCTGTGA
- the selD gene encoding selenide, water dikinase SelD, with protein sequence MAIAQEAPPARTRLTQFAHGGGCACKIPPGELESVVAGLTATGPVDPAAELVIGLDDGDDAAVVRIAGGQGIVLTTDFFTPVVDDAHTFGRIAATNALSDVYAMGGTPVVAVNLLGWPRDVLPAELAAEVLRGGLEAAQEAGCHVGGGHSIDDPEPKYGMAVTGVVDVDRVITNAAAVAGTPLSLTKPLGIGVLNNRMKATGEVSEEAVAAMTTLNRDAGRAAVAAGIRAGTDVTGFGLLGHLYKMARASGVTAVVDAAAVPYLTGAREALAAGFVSGGTRRNLDWVRPHTDLSAVAEDEALLLADAQTSGGLLLGGEVPGAPVIGEFVPRGEHVVIVR encoded by the coding sequence GTGGCTATTGCTCAGGAGGCGCCGCCCGCCCGCACCCGGCTCACCCAGTTCGCGCACGGCGGTGGCTGCGCCTGCAAGATCCCGCCCGGCGAGCTGGAGTCCGTGGTGGCCGGCCTGACCGCCACCGGTCCGGTCGACCCGGCCGCGGAGCTGGTCATCGGCCTGGACGACGGCGACGACGCGGCCGTCGTCCGGATCGCGGGTGGGCAGGGCATCGTGCTGACCACCGACTTCTTCACCCCCGTCGTCGACGACGCCCACACCTTCGGCCGGATCGCGGCGACCAACGCGCTCTCCGACGTCTATGCGATGGGCGGCACGCCCGTCGTCGCGGTGAACCTGCTCGGCTGGCCGCGCGACGTGCTGCCCGCCGAGCTCGCCGCCGAGGTGCTGCGGGGCGGGCTCGAGGCCGCGCAGGAGGCCGGCTGCCACGTCGGCGGCGGGCACTCCATCGACGACCCCGAGCCCAAGTACGGCATGGCGGTGACCGGCGTCGTCGACGTCGACCGGGTCATCACCAACGCCGCCGCGGTCGCCGGGACGCCGCTGTCGCTGACCAAGCCGCTGGGCATCGGCGTGCTGAACAACCGGATGAAGGCCACCGGCGAGGTGTCGGAGGAGGCGGTGGCCGCGATGACGACGCTGAACCGCGACGCCGGCCGGGCCGCGGTGGCCGCCGGGATCCGTGCCGGCACCGACGTCACCGGCTTCGGGCTGCTCGGCCACCTCTACAAGATGGCCCGGGCCAGCGGGGTGACCGCGGTGGTCGACGCCGCCGCCGTCCCGTACCTGACCGGGGCGCGGGAGGCGCTGGCCGCGGGCTTCGTGTCCGGCGGCACCCGGCGCAACCTCGACTGGGTCCGCCCGCACACCGACCTGTCCGCCGTCGCCGAGGACGAGGCGCTGCTGCTGGCCGACGCGCAGACCTCCGGCGGGCTGCTGCTGGGCGGCGAGGTGCCGGGCGCCCCGGTGATCGGCGAGTTCGTCCCGCGCGGGGAGCACGTCGTCATCGTCCGCTGA
- a CDS encoding ABC transporter substrate-binding protein yields the protein MTAPPEPVGTVHVVDPSPLNWLFITWNTMEEPIRIDRDGRVVHSLAESSEWLDDRTLELGLRRNVRFQDGEHFTAHNVKQNFDEMQRWAAPHPPGTWLNFPAPQSTAEVVDDHTLRFSFPGPDGLAIGKFRGFHIASSAFWNGKDAPGFGYKKFGSGEGHW from the coding sequence ATGACCGCACCACCGGAACCGGTCGGCACCGTCCACGTCGTCGACCCCTCGCCGCTGAACTGGCTCTTCATCACCTGGAACACGATGGAGGAGCCGATCCGCATCGACCGGGACGGGCGGGTCGTCCACTCGCTGGCCGAGTCCTCGGAGTGGCTCGACGACCGCACGCTGGAGCTCGGACTGCGGCGGAACGTGCGGTTCCAGGACGGCGAGCACTTCACCGCCCACAACGTGAAGCAGAACTTCGACGAGATGCAGCGCTGGGCCGCGCCCCACCCGCCCGGCACCTGGCTGAACTTCCCGGCGCCGCAGTCCACCGCCGAGGTAGTCGACGACCACACCCTGCGGTTCTCCTTCCCGGGCCCCGACGGGCTGGCCATCGGCAAGTTCCGCGGCTTCCACATCGCCAGCTCGGCCTTCTGGAACGGCAAGGACGCGCCCGGCTTCGGCTACAAGAAGTTCGGCTCCGGCGAGGGCCACTGGTAG
- a CDS encoding ABC transporter substrate-binding protein encodes MFRNDLTPDEALRLVCDTEGEVDIVTEVSPADAQRVLDSQHARLVVSDANRVLVGILNRGSDAPLHDVEVRRALNAAIDRTAVVDQGLNGYASVIPAMTPPWCSGFPAGVQPYELDAARAREAFAKADWPARRPLRIATPESFAAIAHMLAASIRSTLDLMVEVVVVPPDQVPAGSRALIEKKLDLPWDVLLHPWFDLSSEAPPAAVHREFFGLDGAFRAGPPDEGFDALFDEMKVQLDGEALVEVAERIDAYVHDRALALFICAPQALYAVNEHVTFSPYKTTFELAEVTVDEQHWSVSGGRSDSSRRDLGDRTAIRPTSGKPTFSQASGNAC; translated from the coding sequence GTGTTCCGCAACGACCTGACTCCCGACGAGGCGCTGCGCCTGGTGTGCGACACGGAGGGGGAGGTCGACATCGTCACCGAGGTGTCCCCGGCCGACGCCCAGCGGGTGCTGGACTCCCAGCACGCCCGGCTGGTGGTGTCCGACGCCAACCGGGTGCTGGTCGGCATCCTCAACCGCGGCAGCGACGCGCCCCTGCACGACGTCGAGGTGCGCCGGGCCCTCAACGCGGCCATCGACCGCACGGCGGTCGTCGACCAGGGCCTGAACGGCTACGCCTCGGTCATCCCGGCCATGACGCCGCCGTGGTGCAGCGGGTTCCCCGCGGGCGTGCAGCCGTACGAGCTCGACGCCGCCAGGGCGCGGGAGGCGTTCGCGAAGGCCGACTGGCCGGCCCGCCGGCCGCTGCGGATCGCCACCCCCGAGTCCTTCGCGGCCATCGCGCACATGCTGGCCGCGAGCATCCGCTCCACCCTCGACCTCATGGTCGAGGTGGTCGTGGTGCCGCCCGACCAGGTGCCGGCCGGCTCCCGCGCGCTGATCGAGAAGAAGCTCGACCTGCCGTGGGACGTGCTCCTGCACCCGTGGTTCGACCTGTCCTCGGAGGCGCCGCCGGCCGCGGTGCACCGGGAGTTCTTCGGCCTGGACGGCGCCTTCCGGGCCGGCCCGCCCGACGAGGGCTTCGACGCGCTGTTCGACGAGATGAAGGTGCAGCTCGACGGGGAGGCGCTGGTCGAGGTCGCCGAGCGGATCGACGCCTACGTGCACGACCGGGCGCTCGCGCTGTTCATCTGCGCACCGCAGGCGCTGTACGCGGTCAACGAGCACGTGACCTTCTCGCCGTACAAGACCACCTTCGAGCTCGCCGAGGTCACCGTCGACGAGCAGCACTGGTCGGTCAGCGGCGGGCGCTCGGACAGCAGCCGCAGGGACCTCGGCGACCGGACCGCCATCCGGCCGACGAGCGGCAAGCCCACCTTCTCGCAGGCCTCGGGGAACGCCTGCTGA
- the selA gene encoding L-seryl-tRNA(Sec) selenium transferase, which translates to MSPDPRRRVPRTDALLADPRLVAAAGRLGRDLVKAAVQGVQQRVRDGRLDPDDAADAVLAALPTTAGSLRPVLNATGVLVHTNLGRAPLSPAAVEAVVAASGTTDVELDLVTGRRGPRGEAALAALVDAVPAAEAALVVNNCAAALALVATALGGELVIARGELVEIGDGFRIPELLEATGARLREVGTTNRVALEDYRRVLGPGTGAVLKVHPSNFVVRGFTRAVPVAELAAGLAGSGVPLVADVGSGLLRPHPVLPDEPDLQTTLADGADLVLASGDKLLGGPQAGLVLGRADLVQRLRRHPLYRAFRVDKTTLAALEATLRGPQPPVQRMLAADVDGLRRRAAALAARLTVAGLDAVAVDSQARVGGGGAPEHPLPSAAVSLPAQFAVPLRAGTPPVVGYLAADRTLLDLRSLPPAHDEALAAAVLEVARRWT; encoded by the coding sequence ATGAGTCCCGACCCACGCCGGCGGGTGCCCCGCACCGACGCGCTGCTGGCCGACCCCCGCCTGGTCGCGGCCGCCGGCCGGCTGGGCCGCGACCTGGTCAAGGCCGCCGTCCAGGGCGTGCAGCAGCGCGTCCGGGACGGCCGGCTGGACCCCGACGACGCCGCCGACGCCGTCCTGGCCGCCCTGCCGACGACGGCCGGCAGCCTGCGGCCGGTGCTCAACGCCACCGGCGTGCTCGTGCACACCAACCTCGGGCGCGCGCCGCTGTCCCCGGCCGCGGTGGAGGCCGTGGTCGCCGCCAGCGGGACCACCGACGTCGAGCTCGACCTGGTCACCGGCCGCCGCGGGCCGCGCGGCGAGGCGGCGCTGGCCGCGCTGGTCGACGCCGTCCCGGCCGCGGAGGCCGCCCTGGTGGTCAACAACTGCGCCGCCGCGCTGGCGCTGGTGGCCACCGCGCTCGGCGGGGAGCTGGTCATCGCCCGCGGCGAGCTGGTGGAGATCGGCGACGGCTTCCGCATCCCCGAGCTGCTGGAGGCCACCGGCGCGCGGCTGCGCGAGGTGGGGACGACCAACCGCGTCGCGCTCGAGGACTACCGGCGCGTGCTGGGCCCCGGCACCGGCGCGGTGCTCAAGGTGCACCCGTCGAACTTCGTCGTCCGCGGTTTCACCCGGGCGGTGCCGGTGGCCGAGCTCGCCGCGGGGCTGGCCGGCAGCGGCGTCCCGCTGGTGGCCGACGTCGGCTCCGGGCTGCTGCGCCCGCACCCCGTGCTGCCCGACGAGCCGGACCTGCAGACCACCCTCGCCGACGGCGCCGACCTGGTGCTGGCCAGCGGCGACAAACTGCTCGGCGGCCCGCAGGCCGGACTGGTGCTCGGCCGCGCCGACCTGGTGCAGCGGCTGCGGCGGCACCCGCTGTACCGCGCGTTCCGCGTGGACAAGACGACGCTCGCCGCACTCGAGGCCACGCTGCGCGGCCCCCAGCCGCCGGTGCAGCGGATGCTCGCCGCCGACGTCGACGGCCTGCGCCGCCGCGCCGCCGCGCTCGCCGCCCGGCTGACGGTCGCCGGGCTGGACGCGGTCGCGGTCGACTCGCAGGCCCGCGTCGGCGGGGGAGGCGCGCCGGAGCACCCGCTGCCCAGCGCCGCGGTGTCGCTGCCCGCGCAGTTCGCGGTGCCGCTGCGCGCCGGCACGCCCCCGGTGGTCGGGTACCTCGCGGCGGACCGCACCCTGCTCGACCTGCGCAGCCTGCCGCCGGCGCACGACGAGGCGCTGGCCGCCGCGGTGCTGGAGGTGGCCCGCCGGTGGACGTGA
- the selB gene encoding selenocysteine-specific translation elongation factor, with protein MDVTAAGMDVIATAGHVDHGKSTLVRALTGMEPDRWEEERRRGLTIDLGFAWTTLPSGRRLAVVDVPGHERFVGNMLAGVSSVPAALVVVAADDGWSAQTAEHVAVLDALGVRHALLAVTKADLADPAPVLADVRERLAATSMGEVPGVAVSAATGAGVPDVVAALESLLTGLPAPDREAPVRLWIDRAFPVKGAGTVVTGTLAAGRVATGDRLQLGDREVGVRGVHSLGQPVERAEATARVALNLRGTSVEELARGDALLTPGAFRSTTELDVTLARGGWAAGDDARLPAEVVVHVGSAAVGARLRPLEGAAVRLRLATPLPLRIRDRLLLRDPGARRVLGADVRDVDPPELRRRGAARRRAEELAAQPAGTAGAAAELARRRFVRTADFAAMGWPLPEQATAVGPWLLAPGLVEELSAALPGIVARYRQLRPLEAGPPVAVARRALELPDDELVPAVVRPPLALREGRVVVATAGLPAEVQQAVDGIRDRLAADPFAAPDAEELRAAGLGPRELAAAVRDGQLVKIADGVHLAPGIEEQARARLAGVPAPFTLSQARAAWGTSRRVAVPLMEWLDARGVTERLPDNTRRLR; from the coding sequence GTGGACGTGACCGCTGCCGGCATGGACGTCATCGCGACTGCCGGTCACGTCGACCACGGCAAGTCCACGCTGGTCCGCGCGCTCACCGGCATGGAGCCCGACCGGTGGGAGGAGGAGCGCCGCCGCGGCCTGACCATCGACCTCGGCTTCGCCTGGACGACGCTGCCCTCCGGGCGCCGGCTCGCGGTCGTCGACGTGCCCGGCCACGAGCGCTTCGTCGGCAACATGCTCGCCGGCGTCAGCTCGGTGCCCGCCGCGCTGGTCGTGGTCGCGGCGGACGACGGGTGGTCGGCGCAGACCGCCGAGCACGTCGCCGTCCTCGACGCGCTCGGTGTGCGGCACGCGCTGCTCGCCGTCACCAAGGCCGACCTTGCCGACCCCGCCCCCGTGCTCGCCGACGTGCGCGAGCGGCTGGCTGCGACGTCGATGGGCGAGGTCCCGGGGGTCGCGGTCAGCGCCGCCACCGGCGCGGGCGTGCCCGACGTCGTCGCCGCGCTGGAGTCGCTGCTCACCGGGCTGCCGGCACCGGATCGCGAGGCGCCGGTGCGGCTGTGGATCGACCGCGCCTTCCCGGTCAAGGGCGCCGGCACGGTGGTCACCGGGACCCTCGCCGCCGGCCGCGTCGCCACCGGGGACCGGCTGCAGCTCGGCGACCGCGAGGTCGGCGTCCGCGGCGTGCACTCCCTGGGGCAGCCGGTCGAGCGGGCCGAGGCCACCGCGCGGGTGGCGCTGAACCTGCGCGGCACGTCGGTCGAGGAGCTCGCCCGCGGCGACGCGCTGCTCACCCCCGGGGCGTTCCGCTCGACCACCGAGCTCGACGTCACCCTGGCCCGGGGTGGGTGGGCTGCTGGGGACGACGCCCGGCTGCCCGCCGAGGTGGTCGTGCACGTCGGGTCGGCCGCGGTCGGCGCGCGGCTGCGCCCGCTGGAGGGGGCGGCGGTGCGGCTGCGGCTGGCCACGCCGCTGCCACTGCGGATCCGCGACCGGCTGCTGCTGCGCGACCCCGGCGCCCGGCGGGTGCTGGGTGCCGACGTCCGGGACGTCGACCCGCCGGAGCTGCGCCGCCGCGGTGCGGCCCGCCGCCGCGCCGAGGAGCTGGCCGCCCAGCCCGCCGGCACGGCCGGGGCAGCCGCCGAGCTGGCCCGCCGCAGGTTCGTGCGGACCGCCGACTTCGCCGCGATGGGGTGGCCGTTGCCCGAGCAGGCCACCGCCGTCGGGCCCTGGCTGCTCGCGCCGGGCCTGGTCGAGGAGCTGTCCGCCGCCCTCCCGGGGATCGTCGCCCGCTACCGGCAGCTGCGCCCGCTGGAGGCCGGTCCGCCGGTGGCCGTCGCCCGGCGGGCCCTGGAGCTGCCCGACGACGAGCTGGTGCCGGCCGTCGTCCGCCCGCCGCTGGCCCTGCGCGAGGGGCGGGTGGTCGTCGCGACGGCGGGCCTGCCCGCGGAGGTGCAGCAGGCCGTCGACGGCATCCGCGACCGGCTGGCCGCCGACCCGTTCGCCGCGCCGGACGCCGAGGAGCTGCGCGCCGCCGGGCTCGGCCCGCGGGAGCTGGCCGCCGCCGTCCGCGACGGGCAGCTGGTGAAGATCGCCGACGGGGTCCACCTGGCGCCGGGGATCGAGGAGCAGGCGCGGGCGCGGCTGGCCGGCGTCCCCGCGCCCTTCACGCTCAGCCAGGCCCGCGCGGCGTGGGGGACCAGCCGGCGGGTCGCGGTTCCGCTGATGGAGTGGCTGGACGCGCGTGGTGTCACCGAGCGGCTGCCGGACAACACCCGCCGGCTGCGGTGA
- a CDS encoding PH domain-containing protein, producing the protein MIDFSNGSVFKLNPASPQELGPEVGPLLVPGEQVVACFKAMRDFVVFTDKRLIAVNVQGMTGSKKDFTSLPYSKVQAFSIETAGTFDLDAELDLWFSGLGKVRLEFKGNADIRGLGQMIAGYVL; encoded by the coding sequence GTGATCGACTTCAGCAACGGTTCCGTCTTCAAGCTCAACCCCGCCTCCCCGCAGGAGCTCGGCCCCGAGGTCGGGCCGCTGCTCGTCCCGGGCGAGCAGGTCGTCGCCTGCTTCAAGGCGATGCGCGACTTCGTCGTCTTCACCGACAAGCGGCTGATCGCCGTCAACGTCCAGGGCATGACCGGGAGCAAGAAGGACTTCACCTCGCTGCCGTACAGCAAGGTGCAGGCCTTCTCGATCGAGACCGCCGGCACGTTCGACCTCGACGCCGAGCTCGACCTGTGGTTCAGCGGGCTGGGCAAGGTGCGGCTGGAGTTCAAGGGCAACGCCGACATCCGCGGTCTCGGGCAGATGATCGCGGGCTACGTGCTCTGA
- a CDS encoding enoyl-CoA hydratase-related protein encodes MSDDTVLQVSTSRGVATLTLDSPANRNALSRAMRAQLRTALADALADDAVRVVVLAHTGRVFCSGMDLTEAVGGAAGDQGVRELPELLETVWRSPKPVVAVLRGPARAGGLGLAAACDVVVAAASATFAFSEVRLGIVPAVISAVVLPRMVPHTAHRLMLTGEVFDAAAAAAGGLVDLCVPDDEVDAAVAGQVTALAAGAPAALAETKRLLRAGGLRGSAEELLELSARFFASEEGQEGITAFREKRPARWVPAAD; translated from the coding sequence GTGAGCGACGACACCGTGCTGCAGGTCTCGACGTCCCGGGGGGTCGCGACCCTCACCCTGGACTCCCCCGCCAACCGCAACGCGCTGTCCCGCGCGATGCGCGCCCAGCTGCGGACGGCGCTGGCCGATGCGCTCGCCGATGACGCGGTGCGGGTGGTCGTGCTCGCCCACACCGGCCGGGTCTTCTGCTCCGGGATGGACCTCACCGAGGCGGTGGGCGGGGCGGCCGGTGACCAGGGGGTGCGCGAGCTGCCGGAGCTGCTGGAGACGGTGTGGCGCTCGCCGAAGCCGGTGGTCGCCGTCCTGCGGGGGCCGGCACGAGCCGGTGGACTGGGGCTGGCGGCCGCCTGCGACGTCGTCGTCGCCGCAGCTTCGGCGACCTTCGCCTTCTCCGAAGTGCGGCTGGGCATCGTGCCGGCGGTCATCTCCGCCGTCGTCCTGCCGCGGATGGTGCCGCACACCGCGCACCGGCTGATGCTGACCGGCGAGGTGTTCGACGCGGCGGCGGCCGCCGCGGGCGGGCTGGTCGACCTCTGCGTGCCCGACGACGAGGTGGACGCCGCCGTGGCCGGGCAGGTGACCGCGCTCGCCGCCGGGGCGCCGGCCGCGCTGGCCGAGACGAAGCGGCTGCTGCGGGCCGGCGGGTTGCGCGGCTCGGCCGAGGAGCTGCTGGAGCTCTCGGCGCGGTTCTTCGCCAGCGAGGAGGGCCAAGAGGGCATCACAGCGTTCCGCGAGAAGCGCCCGGCCCGCTGGGTCCCCGCGGCGGATTAG
- the hemW gene encoding radical SAM family heme chaperone HemW, translated as MNTVLPLLEAPPRTLQLPDSAREGLARTPFGLYVHVPFCATRCGYCDFNTYTADELGPGASRAEYAGTAIAELRQAAETLGPDLPTVSTVFVGGGTPTLLAADDLAAVLAEVRRLFPVTPGVEVTTEANPETVTPASLATLRAAGFTRISLGMQSAAEHVLAVLDRRHTPGRAVEAAREARAAGFEHVNLDLIYGTPGETDADWSASLDAVLAAPVDHVSAYALIVEEGTRLARRIDRGELPMPDDDVLADRYEQADATLRAAGFDWYEVSNWARGEAARCRHNELYWANANWWGVGPGAHSHVGGLRWWNVKHPAAYAGRLLRGESPVQDTELLDDDDRALETVMLGLRLREGLPLTALSEVGRARAARAVVRGLLEPGAHAAGRAVLTDRGRLLADALVRDLTD; from the coding sequence ATGAACACCGTCCTGCCGCTGCTCGAGGCCCCGCCGCGGACCCTGCAGCTCCCTGACTCCGCCCGCGAGGGGCTGGCTCGCACCCCCTTCGGGCTCTACGTCCACGTGCCGTTCTGCGCCACCCGCTGCGGCTACTGCGACTTCAACACCTACACCGCCGACGAGCTGGGGCCCGGCGCCAGCCGCGCCGAGTACGCCGGCACCGCGATCGCCGAGCTGCGGCAGGCCGCCGAGACCCTGGGCCCGGACCTGCCGACCGTCTCGACCGTCTTCGTGGGCGGCGGCACGCCCACGCTGCTGGCGGCCGACGACCTCGCCGCCGTCCTCGCCGAGGTGCGCCGGCTGTTCCCGGTCACCCCCGGCGTCGAGGTCACCACCGAGGCCAACCCCGAGACGGTGACCCCGGCGTCCTTGGCCACGCTGCGCGCGGCCGGCTTCACCCGGATCAGCCTGGGCATGCAGTCCGCTGCCGAGCACGTGCTCGCCGTCCTCGACCGGCGGCACACGCCGGGCCGCGCCGTCGAGGCGGCCCGCGAGGCCCGCGCGGCCGGCTTCGAGCACGTCAACCTCGACCTGATCTACGGGACGCCGGGGGAGACCGACGCCGACTGGTCCGCCTCGCTCGACGCCGTCCTCGCCGCTCCGGTCGACCACGTCAGCGCCTACGCCCTCATCGTCGAGGAGGGCACCCGGCTGGCGCGCCGCATCGACCGCGGCGAGCTGCCCATGCCGGACGACGACGTCCTCGCCGACCGCTACGAGCAGGCCGACGCCACCCTGCGCGCCGCCGGCTTCGACTGGTACGAGGTCTCCAACTGGGCCCGCGGCGAGGCGGCCCGCTGCCGGCACAACGAGTTGTACTGGGCCAACGCCAACTGGTGGGGCGTCGGGCCGGGCGCGCACAGCCACGTCGGCGGGCTGCGCTGGTGGAACGTCAAGCACCCCGCCGCGTACGCCGGCCGGCTGCTGCGGGGAGAGAGCCCGGTGCAGGACACCGAGCTGCTGGACGACGACGACCGCGCGCTGGAGACGGTGATGCTCGGCCTGCGGCTGCGCGAGGGGCTGCCGCTGACCGCGCTGTCGGAGGTCGGTCGGGCCCGCGCCGCCCGCGCCGTCGTCCGCGGGCTGCTCGAGCCGGGTGCGCACGCCGCCGGCCGCGCCGTCCTCACCGACCGCGGCCGCCTGCTCGCCGACGCCCTCGTCCGGGACCTGACCGATTAG
- a CDS encoding ABC transporter ATP-binding protein has translation MPLDALDATGLTVRHGDVLAVDDLDLRIGRGETVALLGPNGAGKSTTVSAVLGLLRPAAGSVRVLGRAPADAVRAGCVGAMLQHGGLPGEARVGEVLHLVRRSYGRAGLAGAWPLDDLVATTGIGGLLGRDVDALSGGQRQRVLLALALAGQPPLLLLDEPTSAMDVEGRRAFWATMRDLAARGTTVVFATHHLEEADAVADRVVVMAGGRVVADGPSAGLRSAVAGRTVRFSAPDGATFDRVPGVTGASRLGGTVALATTDVEATLRGLLADGVPLADLEVRGASLEDAVLSLVGGVR, from the coding sequence GTGCCCCTCGACGCCCTCGACGCCACCGGCCTGACCGTCCGCCACGGCGACGTCCTCGCCGTCGACGACCTCGACCTGCGCATCGGCAGAGGCGAGACGGTCGCGCTGCTCGGCCCCAACGGGGCGGGCAAGTCCACCACCGTCAGCGCGGTCCTCGGCCTGCTCCGCCCGGCGGCCGGCAGCGTCCGCGTGCTCGGCCGGGCCCCGGCCGACGCCGTCCGCGCCGGCTGCGTCGGCGCGATGCTGCAGCACGGCGGCCTGCCCGGTGAGGCGCGCGTCGGTGAGGTGCTGCACCTGGTCCGGCGCAGCTACGGGCGGGCCGGGCTAGCGGGTGCATGGCCGCTCGACGACCTGGTCGCCACCACCGGGATCGGCGGGCTGCTCGGCCGCGACGTCGACGCGCTGTCCGGCGGCCAGCGGCAGCGGGTCCTGCTGGCCCTCGCGCTGGCCGGTCAGCCGCCGCTGCTGCTGCTCGACGAGCCGACCTCGGCCATGGACGTCGAGGGCCGTCGCGCCTTCTGGGCGACGATGCGCGACCTCGCCGCCCGCGGCACCACCGTCGTCTTCGCCACCCACCACCTGGAGGAGGCCGACGCCGTCGCCGACCGGGTCGTGGTGATGGCCGGCGGCCGGGTCGTCGCCGACGGGCCGTCCGCAGGGCTCCGGTCGGCCGTCGCCGGGCGCACCGTCCGCTTCTCCGCCCCCGACGGCGCGACCTTCGACCGTGTGCCCGGCGTGACCGGCGCCAGCCGGCTGGGCGGCACGGTCGCGCTCGCCACCACCGACGTCGAGGCCACCCTGCGCGGCCTGCTCGCCGACGGCGTCCCGCTCGCCGACCTCGAGGTCCGCGGCGCCAGCCTCGAGGACGCCGTCCTGTCGCTGGTGGGAGGCGTGCGGTGA
- a CDS encoding ABC transporter permease, producing the protein MSPLFAFQLRRVARNRQFLFFTVLLPALFTVFFTRVFAGTAGGVNPEQAAATMVSMMAYGAVGAALGATVRLSFDRASGWLRQLRVTPVPQTSVVAVDVAVGMLLTLPPLVVVALTGRFVNGVHLVPGEWAGLIGVLWLGSAVFVALGLLLGWALEEKAAGGAVGIVGTVLAALGGLWVPVELFPAGLRAVAHGLPSYWYAETGRAAAAGELPPVLAVGALVGFTAVFAALAVLVARRRPLTAVAG; encoded by the coding sequence GTGAGCCCGCTGTTCGCCTTCCAGCTGCGCCGGGTGGCGCGCAACCGGCAGTTCCTCTTCTTCACCGTGCTGCTGCCGGCGCTGTTCACCGTCTTCTTCACCAGGGTCTTCGCCGGGACGGCGGGCGGCGTCAACCCCGAGCAGGCCGCGGCCACCATGGTCTCGATGATGGCCTACGGCGCGGTCGGGGCGGCCCTCGGCGCGACCGTCCGGCTCTCCTTCGACCGGGCGTCGGGCTGGCTGCGCCAGCTGCGGGTCACCCCGGTGCCGCAGACGTCCGTGGTCGCCGTCGACGTCGCCGTCGGGATGCTGCTGACCCTGCCGCCGCTGGTCGTCGTCGCGCTCACCGGCCGGTTCGTCAACGGCGTGCACCTCGTACCCGGCGAGTGGGCCGGCCTGATCGGCGTCCTGTGGCTCGGGTCTGCGGTGTTCGTCGCACTCGGCCTGCTGCTCGGCTGGGCGCTGGAGGAGAAGGCCGCCGGCGGCGCGGTCGGCATCGTCGGGACCGTGCTGGCGGCTCTCGGCGGGCTGTGGGTGCCGGTCGAGCTCTTCCCCGCCGGTCTGCGCGCGGTGGCGCACGGCCTGCCGTCGTACTGGTACGCCGAGACCGGGCGCGCCGCTGCGGCCGGGGAGCTGCCGCCGGTGCTCGCCGTCGGGGCGCTGGTCGGGTTCACCGCGGTGTTCGCCGCCCTGGCGGTCCTCGTGGCGCGGCGTCGTCCGTTGACCGCCGTCGCGGGCTGA